A genomic region of Methylobacterium durans contains the following coding sequences:
- a CDS encoding efflux RND transporter permease subunit has product MPQEDLSLLTVSTEARPDIAFGAMAGLQAQVDAALRASRHVAHVVSSIGGPGANGGGPNQGRVFVELKPRSERGNLETVLAELRRALDAIPGITSLVTPYQTLRGGRQGRSQYQFAVQGADLDEIGRWSARLAEAMGRDARFVGVTTDLRDAVPQVTLRVDRDKARLLGIGADQVRSVLNLGFGPRQVATIQTGSDIHPVLVEFARTPVGQAVDLDGIRLRAAGGALVPLSAFARAEPSLGLQSLNQIGLFPGVTVSFDLARGVSLGEAVWRIEAIRAEAAVPASIAVTFLGTARTFQESSGSQGLLVLAAILAVYVILGILYESFAQPLTILAGLPAATLGALIALSWTGLSLDLTGIIGILLLIGVVKKNAIMVVDAALGRLQAGDAPVVAIREASLRRFRPIAMTSLVAIVGAVPLACGYGASPEMRQPLGIAVVGGLVVSQILTLYVTPVLFLAVQAASERAGRLVRRLGTPRPAAR; this is encoded by the coding sequence ATGCCTCAGGAGGATCTGAGCCTTCTCACGGTCTCGACGGAGGCACGGCCCGACATCGCCTTCGGAGCGATGGCCGGCCTCCAGGCGCAGGTCGACGCCGCGCTTCGCGCCTCCCGTCACGTGGCGCACGTCGTCTCCAGCATCGGGGGGCCGGGCGCGAACGGCGGCGGCCCGAACCAGGGCCGTGTCTTCGTGGAGCTGAAGCCGAGATCGGAGCGTGGGAATCTTGAGACGGTCCTGGCGGAGCTGCGCCGGGCGCTCGACGCGATCCCCGGAATCACGAGCCTTGTGACGCCCTACCAGACCCTGCGCGGTGGGCGGCAGGGGCGCAGCCAGTATCAGTTCGCCGTGCAGGGCGCCGACCTCGATGAGATAGGCCGCTGGTCGGCGCGGCTCGCCGAGGCAATGGGCCGGGACGCCCGCTTTGTCGGTGTGACCACCGACCTCCGGGACGCCGTCCCACAGGTCACGCTGCGCGTTGACCGGGACAAGGCGCGCCTTCTCGGCATCGGCGCCGATCAGGTGCGGTCCGTGCTCAACCTCGGCTTCGGGCCGCGTCAGGTCGCGACGATCCAGACCGGCTCAGACATCCACCCGGTTCTCGTCGAGTTCGCCCGGACGCCCGTGGGGCAGGCCGTGGACCTCGACGGGATCCGGCTTCGCGCAGCGGGCGGCGCGCTCGTGCCCCTGTCGGCCTTCGCCCGCGCCGAACCGAGCCTCGGCCTGCAATCGCTCAATCAGATCGGGCTGTTTCCCGGCGTGACCGTCTCGTTCGACCTCGCGCGGGGTGTCTCCCTCGGAGAAGCCGTGTGGCGCATCGAGGCAATCCGCGCGGAAGCCGCGGTCCCCGCCTCGATCGCCGTGACGTTCCTCGGCACTGCGCGCACGTTCCAGGAAAGCTCAGGCAGCCAGGGCCTGCTCGTGCTCGCCGCCATCCTCGCGGTCTACGTGATCCTCGGCATCCTCTACGAGAGCTTCGCGCAGCCGCTGACGATCCTGGCTGGCCTGCCCGCCGCGACCCTCGGCGCGCTCATCGCCCTCTCCTGGACCGGGCTCAGCCTCGATCTGACGGGCATCATCGGGATCCTGCTCCTGATCGGCGTCGTGAAGAAGAACGCCATCATGGTCGTCGACGCCGCGCTCGGCCGGCTCCAGGCGGGGGACGCGCCGGTCGTGGCGATCCGCGAGGCGTCCCTCCGGCGGTTCCGGCCGATCGCGATGACGAGCCTCGTGGCCATCGTCGGCGCGGTGCCGCTGGCCTGCGGGTACGGCGCGAGCCCCGAGATGCGCCAGCCCCTCGGGATCGCGGTCGTTGGAGGCCTCGTAGTGTCGCAGATCCTGACCCTCTACGTGACGCCGGTCCTGTTCCTCGCCGTGCAGGCAGCGTCTGAGCGGGCCGGGAGGCTCGTCCGGCGCCTCGGCACGCCGCGTCCGGCCGCGCGATGA
- a CDS encoding efflux RND transporter permease subunit, whose protein sequence is MNLAAPFVRRPIAAILLGLALLGAGLYAYRLLPVAALPRVEFPVVLVSAQLPGASPETMASAVATPLIREFAAIPSLQATSATNTTGTSAITLEFALHRDIDAAASDVQAALARAQRHLPTEMLTAPTYRKFNPADAPVLLVALTSQGLPLSQLDGVTRTVLSPALSALPGVGQIVLHGSQKRAVRIRLDPRAMVGRDLAPDAIEQAIRAANAQTPVGTLIDAERRAALRSPTQFEDAAGFRDLIVATRGGRPVRLGDFASVVDSVEDDQSGSWLDGEPALVLAVHREAGSSAVAVSDAVRRALPRLRADLGGNAALTIVNDHSGAIREGVADVLVTLAATSALVVLVIHLFGGGLGTTLIAGLAVPLSVAGTFAAMHGLGFSLNTITLLALTLSVGLVVDDAIVMLEGFQHHRESGLGPVDAALRGASEMAFTIVSVTVSLIAAFIPVLFMGGIVGRIFHEFAVTVCVALAISALVSLTLTPALASLLRGTPRRTRARDAHARLLAHYGRSLDWSLRHRSVIVLLFLATLGEPPRSVAPYRAGSCLRRI, encoded by the coding sequence ATGAACCTCGCGGCTCCCTTCGTCCGGCGTCCGATTGCCGCGATCCTGCTGGGGCTCGCCCTGCTCGGTGCCGGGCTCTACGCCTATCGGCTGCTGCCGGTCGCGGCGCTGCCCCGCGTGGAATTTCCGGTCGTTCTCGTCTCCGCCCAGCTCCCCGGCGCGAGCCCCGAGACGATGGCGAGCGCCGTCGCCACACCCCTGATCCGCGAATTCGCGGCGATTCCCTCGCTGCAGGCGACGAGCGCGACGAACACCACCGGGACGAGCGCGATCACCCTGGAATTCGCCCTCCACCGCGATATCGACGCGGCGGCTTCCGACGTGCAGGCCGCGCTGGCGAGGGCGCAGCGCCATCTTCCGACCGAGATGCTGACCGCGCCGACCTACCGGAAGTTCAACCCTGCCGACGCGCCGGTCCTCCTCGTAGCGCTGACGAGCCAGGGCCTGCCGCTGTCCCAACTCGACGGCGTGACCAGGACCGTGCTCTCGCCCGCCCTGTCGGCTCTACCCGGTGTCGGACAAATCGTCCTGCATGGTAGTCAGAAGCGCGCCGTGCGCATCCGCCTCGATCCGCGGGCGATGGTGGGCCGAGATCTCGCCCCGGACGCCATCGAACAGGCGATCCGGGCCGCCAACGCCCAGACCCCGGTCGGCACCCTCATCGACGCGGAGCGGCGGGCGGCGCTCCGCTCGCCGACGCAGTTCGAGGACGCCGCCGGATTCCGGGACCTCATCGTCGCGACGCGGGGCGGGCGGCCGGTGCGCCTCGGCGACTTCGCCTCCGTCGTGGATTCCGTCGAGGATGATCAGTCCGGAAGCTGGCTCGACGGCGAGCCGGCACTCGTCCTCGCAGTCCATCGTGAGGCAGGCTCGAGCGCCGTCGCGGTCTCGGACGCGGTGCGGCGGGCGCTGCCGCGGCTTCGCGCCGATCTCGGCGGGAACGCGGCCCTGACGATCGTCAACGACCATTCCGGTGCGATCCGGGAAGGCGTGGCCGACGTGCTGGTGACGCTCGCTGCGACGAGCGCACTCGTGGTTCTCGTCATCCACCTCTTCGGCGGTGGTCTTGGTACCACCCTCATCGCGGGGCTTGCCGTGCCGCTCTCCGTCGCCGGCACCTTTGCAGCGATGCACGGCCTCGGATTTTCCCTCAACACCATCACGCTCCTCGCTCTCACGCTGTCCGTCGGGCTCGTGGTCGACGATGCGATCGTCATGCTCGAAGGGTTCCAACACCACCGCGAGTCCGGGCTCGGTCCGGTCGACGCGGCGCTCCGCGGCGCAAGCGAGATGGCCTTCACCATCGTCTCGGTCACCGTCTCGCTGATCGCGGCCTTCATCCCCGTTCTGTTCATGGGTGGGATCGTGGGCCGGATCTTCCACGAATTCGCAGTCACCGTCTGCGTCGCCCTCGCGATCTCCGCCCTCGTCTCGCTGACCCTGACGCCGGCGCTCGCAAGCCTGCTGCGCGGCACGCCGCGGCGGACCCGGGCGCGGGACGCCCATGCGCGTCTGCTCGCCCACTACGGCCGGAGCCTCGACTGGTCGCTTCGACATCGCTCCGTGATCGTCCTCCTGTTCCTCGCGACCCTGGGGGAACCGCCGCGCTCGGTCGCGCCATACCGCGCGGGTTCATGCCTCAGGAGGATCTGA
- a CDS encoding efflux RND transporter periplasmic adaptor subunit yields the protein MRPTRLTLSLGAVALGGGLFLHDVRSPARMEALAARGDAPVGAPVHRTEFPVRAEFARLERVPDVRTGVGWVEPLSTVKVRARIEGEIVERRVEDGSVVSEGDVLFRIDDSEIRAVVARDEATLAKDRATLARLEADLGRALELRARSVSTQVQVDQLTAEARAAAAIVAAAEASLRASRIRLGYAIVRAPIGGRVGVVRNARGDLVGPAEGPSAALLTITPMKPLQVGLTLPERDLDALRTAMAEGGERPAVSIFLGGAEKPAATGRVRFIDSSVDQATGTILVKALVPNDDGALWPGQYARLSLSLDAGRDQVTVPLAALMRDRAGVAIFVVRPDGMAERRAVESTETVEGRAVIRAGLAAGERVVVEGQARLVDGSALSVESRAVASAGAPVLP from the coding sequence ATGCGACCGACGCGCCTGACCCTCTCCCTCGGGGCCGTTGCCCTCGGTGGTGGCCTTTTCCTTCACGATGTCCGGTCGCCGGCCCGGATGGAGGCCCTCGCCGCGCGTGGGGATGCTCCCGTGGGAGCGCCGGTGCATCGCACCGAATTTCCGGTGCGCGCCGAGTTCGCACGCCTCGAGCGGGTGCCGGATGTGAGAACCGGCGTCGGCTGGGTCGAACCGCTGTCGACCGTCAAGGTGCGGGCGCGCATCGAGGGCGAGATCGTCGAGCGGCGCGTCGAGGACGGAAGCGTGGTCTCGGAAGGCGACGTGCTCTTCCGGATCGATGACAGCGAGATCCGCGCCGTCGTCGCGCGCGACGAGGCAACGCTCGCCAAGGACCGTGCGACCCTGGCGCGTCTGGAAGCGGATCTCGGGCGGGCCCTCGAACTGCGCGCCCGCAGCGTCTCGACCCAGGTGCAGGTGGACCAGCTGACCGCAGAGGCCCGTGCGGCCGCGGCGATTGTCGCCGCGGCGGAGGCGTCGCTCAGGGCCTCGCGGATCAGGCTCGGCTACGCGATCGTGCGGGCTCCGATCGGCGGGCGGGTCGGCGTGGTGCGCAACGCCCGCGGCGACCTCGTGGGGCCGGCCGAGGGCCCGTCCGCTGCGCTCCTGACGATCACGCCGATGAAGCCACTGCAGGTCGGCCTCACCCTCCCTGAGCGCGACCTCGATGCTCTGCGCACGGCGATGGCGGAAGGCGGGGAACGGCCCGCCGTGTCCATCTTCCTCGGCGGAGCCGAGAAGCCCGCAGCGACGGGTCGGGTCCGCTTCATCGATTCCTCGGTCGATCAGGCGACCGGCACAATCCTCGTGAAGGCCCTTGTCCCGAACGATGACGGCGCCCTCTGGCCGGGCCAGTACGCCCGGCTGAGCCTCAGCCTCGATGCGGGCAGAGACCAAGTCACGGTGCCGCTCGCCGCTCTGATGCGGGATAGGGCGGGGGTCGCAATCTTCGTCGTCCGTCCGGACGGCATGGCCGAGCGGCGCGCGGTCGAGAGCACAGAGACCGTCGAGGGTCGCGCCGTGATCCGGGCCGGGCTCGCCGCGGGCGAGCGGGTCGTCGTGGAGGGCCAGGCGCGTCTCGTCGACGGTTCGGCGCTCTCCGTGGAGAGCCGGGCCGTCGCTTCGGCCGGTGCTCCGGTGCTGCCATGA
- the hemA gene encoding 5-aminolevulinate synthase, with product MPGLPLTAPASRRAIEPQPGPDPLAYGGYFQRALDRLHGESRYRVFVDIERVAGRFPEAIWHAPGGARPVTVWCSNDYLGMGQHPAVVEALVATAQRNGVGAGGTRNISGNSHPVVALEGELADLHGKEAALVFSSGYVSNQASLSTIGRLIPGCLMISDADNHNSIIEGIRQSGCEKAIFCHNDLAHLEAILSAARDRPKIVVFESVYSMDGDVAPVAAIAGLARRYGAMTYLDEVHAVGMYGARGAGIAEAQGASDIVDILEGTLAKAYGVIGGYIAASAAIVDAIRSCAPGFIFTTALPPATAAAACASIRHLKGSDAERRAQRGQVAAVKQALAEAGLPVLDHGTHILPVLVRDAGACKAAADRLLERHGIYIQPINYPTVPKGLERLRITPTPLHTDAQIGALVEALAEVWGTLGLPLTPGRVPSL from the coding sequence CTGCCGGGGCTGCCCCTCACGGCGCCGGCGTCTCGCCGGGCGATCGAGCCGCAGCCCGGCCCGGACCCGCTCGCTTACGGCGGCTATTTCCAGCGGGCCCTCGATCGGCTCCATGGGGAGAGTCGATACCGCGTCTTCGTGGACATCGAGCGGGTCGCGGGCCGCTTCCCGGAGGCGATCTGGCATGCTCCGGGCGGCGCCCGACCGGTGACGGTGTGGTGCTCGAACGACTATCTCGGCATGGGCCAGCATCCAGCCGTCGTCGAGGCGCTGGTGGCCACCGCGCAGCGCAACGGGGTTGGCGCGGGCGGTACGCGCAACATCTCCGGCAACAGCCATCCCGTCGTGGCCCTCGAAGGTGAACTCGCGGATCTCCACGGGAAGGAAGCGGCGCTGGTCTTCAGCTCCGGCTACGTCTCCAATCAGGCGAGTCTCTCGACGATCGGCCGGCTGATCCCCGGCTGCCTGATGATCTCGGACGCGGACAATCACAACTCGATCATCGAGGGCATCCGGCAGTCCGGCTGCGAGAAGGCGATCTTCTGCCACAACGACCTCGCCCATCTCGAAGCGATCCTGAGCGCGGCGCGAGACCGTCCGAAGATCGTGGTCTTCGAGAGCGTCTACTCGATGGACGGCGACGTCGCGCCGGTCGCCGCGATCGCCGGACTGGCCCGCCGCTACGGTGCCATGACCTATCTCGACGAGGTGCACGCGGTCGGAATGTACGGCGCGCGCGGCGCGGGCATCGCCGAGGCGCAAGGGGCGTCCGACATCGTCGACATCCTCGAAGGGACGCTGGCCAAGGCCTACGGCGTGATCGGCGGCTACATCGCGGCGAGTGCCGCCATCGTCGATGCGATCCGCAGCTGCGCGCCGGGCTTCATCTTCACCACCGCCCTGCCGCCCGCGACCGCCGCGGCGGCCTGCGCCTCGATCCGGCACCTGAAGGGTTCGGACGCGGAGCGCCGGGCGCAGCGCGGTCAGGTGGCGGCGGTGAAGCAGGCCCTGGCGGAAGCGGGACTGCCGGTGCTCGATCACGGTACGCACATCTTGCCCGTCCTCGTCCGCGACGCCGGCGCCTGCAAGGCGGCGGCCGATCGCTTGCTCGAGCGGCACGGGATCTACATCCAGCCGATCAACTACCCCACCGTTCCGAAAGGGCTGGAACGGCTGCGTATCACGCCGACGCCCCTGCACACCGACGCGCAGATCGGCGCGCTGGTCGAGGCGCTCGCGGAGGTATGGGGCACGCTCGGCCTCCCACTGACGCCCGGCCGCGTGCCGAGCCTCTGA
- a CDS encoding aliphatic sulfonate ABC transporter substrate-binding protein, whose protein sequence is MIRRLTALPAALALFALALFALAAGPAAADPSSLRIGYQRSSTLIALLRQNGALEKALAPLKVSVSWHEFTSGLPIMEALNAGSIDVSADVADTVPVFAQAAQARITYLAEETPSPTAQAILVPADSPLRSVADLKGRKVAVTKGAGSHYLLLAALAAEGLPFKSITPAYLTPADGRSALASASVDAWVAWDPFLSAAQAQTGARILRDGTGLSLYKRYYLVSDTYAAARPDVLAIVFDKLRETGLWVKANPDAAADELSKLWRIEAPIVRQANERRSYRVERVTREGLSEQQKIADAFRAEGLLPRAVDTSALAVWEPATR, encoded by the coding sequence ATGATCCGCCGCCTCACGGCCCTCCCCGCCGCCCTCGCTCTCTTCGCCCTCGCCCTCTTCGCCCTCGCCGCGGGCCCTGCCGCGGCCGACCCGTCGTCGCTCCGCATCGGCTACCAGCGCTCCTCGACGCTGATCGCCCTGCTGCGCCAGAACGGCGCCCTGGAGAAGGCCCTTGCGCCGCTCAAGGTCTCGGTGTCCTGGCACGAGTTCACGAGCGGTCTGCCGATCATGGAGGCGCTGAACGCGGGCAGCATCGACGTCTCGGCGGACGTCGCCGACACGGTGCCCGTCTTCGCCCAGGCGGCGCAGGCCCGCATCACCTACCTCGCCGAGGAGACGCCGTCGCCGACCGCGCAGGCGATTCTCGTCCCCGCCGATTCTCCCCTGCGGAGCGTTGCCGATCTCAAAGGACGCAAGGTGGCCGTGACCAAGGGGGCCGGCAGCCACTACCTGCTGCTGGCCGCGCTCGCCGCCGAGGGCCTGCCCTTCAAGAGCATCACGCCGGCCTACCTGACGCCGGCCGACGGGCGCAGCGCACTGGCCTCGGCCAGCGTCGACGCCTGGGTCGCCTGGGACCCCTTCCTGTCCGCGGCGCAGGCGCAGACCGGCGCCCGCATCCTGCGCGACGGAACCGGCCTCTCCCTGTACAAGCGCTACTACCTCGTCTCCGACACCTATGCGGCGGCCCGTCCGGACGTGCTCGCCATCGTCTTCGACAAGCTGCGCGAGACCGGTCTCTGGGTGAAGGCGAACCCGGATGCGGCGGCGGACGAATTGTCGAAGCTCTGGCGGATCGAGGCCCCGATCGTCCGGCAGGCGAACGAGCGGCGCTCCTACCGGGTCGAGCGCGTGACCCGCGAGGGCCTGTCCGAGCAGCAGAAGATCGCCGATGCGTTCCGTGCCGAGGGGCTGCTGCCGCGCGCGGTCGACACCTCGGCCCTCGCCGTCTGGGAGCCGGCGACTCGGTAG
- a CDS encoding FAD/NAD(P)-binding protein → MPATEPALPIAVIGAGFSGTMAALQLLSALPPQRPVLLCERAEAFGRGLAYATSEPAHLLNLRAANMSAFSDRPHHFEAWLEGHPSDGVQRTLAGTFAPRGVYGRYLSELLRQAITAEGLPRLRLVNDAVTDLEPAGGGFVLRTEGGQAHRVAGAVLAAGNLAGPGEPRSRYRVDPWHPETFGRLHPHLPVLIIGTGLTMVDTVATLRQRGFSGRIVAVSRRGLLPERHAPAEARAAPNLTTRDLASLTMLLVRIRREVADARATGADWRGVVDGLRPVTDFIWRSLPPPSAPGSCATCARSGTSTGTGRRHPAPRRSPPRSRAAASPSSPAGSERSSMPRRMRR, encoded by the coding sequence ATGCCCGCGACGGAACCCGCTCTTCCCATCGCCGTGATCGGTGCCGGATTCAGCGGCACGATGGCGGCGCTCCAACTCCTCTCGGCGCTGCCGCCGCAGCGCCCGGTCCTGCTTTGCGAGCGGGCGGAGGCGTTCGGGCGCGGCCTCGCCTACGCGACATCGGAGCCGGCCCATCTCCTGAACCTGCGCGCCGCAAACATGAGCGCCTTCTCGGACCGGCCGCACCATTTCGAAGCTTGGCTCGAGGGCCATCCGAGCGACGGCGTCCAGCGCACGCTGGCGGGCACCTTCGCTCCCCGCGGCGTCTACGGCCGCTACCTCTCGGAATTGCTGCGGCAGGCGATCACGGCGGAGGGGTTGCCGCGCCTGCGCCTCGTCAACGACGCGGTCACGGACCTCGAGCCCGCGGGCGGCGGCTTCGTGCTTCGCACCGAGGGTGGACAGGCGCACCGGGTCGCCGGAGCCGTGCTCGCCGCCGGCAATCTCGCCGGGCCGGGAGAGCCGCGCAGCCGCTACCGCGTCGATCCCTGGCACCCGGAGACGTTCGGCCGCCTGCACCCGCACCTGCCCGTCCTCATCATCGGGACCGGCCTGACCATGGTCGATACGGTCGCGACGCTCCGCCAGCGCGGCTTCTCGGGCCGCATCGTCGCCGTCTCGCGCCGGGGGCTGCTGCCGGAGAGGCATGCTCCAGCGGAGGCGAGGGCTGCCCCGAACCTCACGACGCGGGATCTCGCCTCGCTGACCATGCTGCTCGTCCGGATCCGGCGCGAAGTGGCCGACGCCCGCGCGACCGGGGCCGACTGGCGCGGCGTCGTCGACGGGCTGCGCCCCGTCACCGACTTCATCTGGCGCAGCCTGCCGCCCCCGAGCGCGCCCGGTTCCTGCGCCACCTGCGCCCGTTCTGGGACGTCCACCGGCACCGGACGGCGCCACCCAGCGCCGAGGCGATCGCCGCCGAGATCGCGCGCGGCAGCCTCACCGTCCTCGCCGGCCGGGTCGGAACGATCGTCGATGCCGAGGCGCATGCGGCGGTGA
- a CDS encoding ABC transporter ATP-binding protein, protein MIAINAPTSRSGSLAITDVTIRLGRGAAAFDVVDGIRLAIPARQFVCLLGPSGCGKSTLLGALAGHLVPSRGSVGLDGEAVSGPHPERGIVFQQHTLLPWKRVIDNVAFGPKMRGLPRAERLARARAYLALVGLADFADRYPAELSGGMQQRAEIARVLINEPRVLLMDEPFGALDAQTRLMMQELLLDVWTRLPTTVVFVTHDIDEALFLGDRVLVMSARPGRILEDIPLGFARPRARDLVADPDFIALKRHCLDLLRSRDGQPSLPRLTPLGLPGMPVGAA, encoded by the coding sequence ATGATCGCGATCAACGCCCCCACGTCGCGTTCTGGATCGCTCGCGATCACGGATGTGACCATCCGCCTGGGCCGCGGCGCGGCGGCCTTCGATGTCGTCGATGGCATCCGCCTCGCCATCCCCGCCCGTCAGTTCGTCTGCCTGCTCGGGCCCTCGGGCTGCGGGAAATCGACCCTGCTCGGTGCGCTCGCGGGCCATCTGGTGCCGAGCCGCGGCAGCGTCGGCCTCGACGGGGAGGCGGTGTCGGGACCCCATCCGGAACGGGGTATCGTCTTCCAGCAGCACACGCTTCTGCCGTGGAAGCGGGTCATCGACAACGTCGCCTTCGGCCCGAAGATGCGCGGCCTCCCGAGGGCGGAACGCCTCGCCAGGGCGAGGGCCTACCTCGCCCTCGTCGGCCTCGCGGACTTCGCCGACCGCTATCCGGCCGAATTGTCGGGCGGCATGCAGCAGCGGGCCGAGATCGCCCGCGTCCTGATCAACGAGCCACGCGTCCTCCTGATGGACGAGCCCTTCGGCGCGCTCGATGCACAGACCCGCCTGATGATGCAGGAATTGCTGCTCGACGTCTGGACGCGGCTTCCCACCACCGTCGTGTTCGTGACCCACGACATCGACGAGGCGCTGTTCCTCGGCGACCGCGTGCTCGTGATGTCGGCCCGCCCCGGCCGCATCCTGGAGGACATCCCCCTCGGTTTCGCGCGGCCCCGCGCGCGCGACCTCGTCGCCGACCCCGACTTCATCGCCCTGAAGCGACATTGCCTCGACCTGCTACGATCTCGGGACGGACAGCCCTCGCTGCCGCGCCTGACGCCGCTCGGCCTGCCCGGAATGCCGGTCGGGGCCGCCTGA